One Syngnathus acus chromosome 13, fSynAcu1.2, whole genome shotgun sequence genomic window carries:
- the stard10 gene encoding START domain-containing protein 10, with product MSGRNVTIPDDQAFASFKSECLSEEGWTVTYNKGGIAVWSQALEEGKSVHKIKCRMVTKDVSAETMYDVLHDIEYRRKWDTNVIETFDIGKLTVNADVGYYSWKCPNPLRNRDVVTLRSWLQTGKDYIIMNYSVKHAKYPPKKDMVRAVSIQTGYMVQSQGPNHCVLTYMAQLDPRGSLPKWVVKKFSHFLAPGAMKSINKACLKYSDWKQRHNPGFKPWLYPEQTTLPSIPLSELSIQHAESLENIDESSLSETHDRDDGY from the exons ATGTCTGGACGAAACGTTACCATCCCGGACGACCAGGCGTTCGCCAGCTTCAAGTCGGAGTGTCTGAGTGAGGAAGGTTGGACTGTGACCTACAACAAGGGGGGCATCGCCGTGTGGAGCCAGGCGTTGGAGGAGGGCAAGAGTGTCCATAAAATTAAG TGTCGGATGGTCACGAAGGATGTGTCAGCTGAGACCATGTATGATGTTCTCCATGACATTGAGTACAGAAGAAAATGGGACACAAACGTCATCGAGACCTTTGATATTGGAAAGCTTACAGTCAATGCAGATGTTGGGTATTATTCAT GGAAATGTCCAAATCCGCTCCGTAACCGAGATGTCGTCACGCTTCGCTCCTGGTTGCAAACGGGGAAAGACTACATCATCATGAACTACTCGGTTAAACATGCG AAATATCCGCCCAAAAAGGACATGGTCAGAGCCGTGTCCATACAGACTGGCTACATGGTGCAGAGCCAGGGGCCCAACCACTGTGTCCTCACATACATGGCACAGTTAGATCCACGGG GTTCATTACCCAAGTGGGTTGTCAAAAAGTTTTCCCACTTCCTTGCACCGGGC GCAATGAAGTCGATCAACAAAGCGTGTTTGAAGTATTCCGATTGGAAGCAGAGGCACAACCCTGGATTCAAGCCCTGGCTGTACCCTGAACAGACTACATTACCCAGCATCCCGCTTTCCGAGCTTAGCATTCAGCATGCCGAGAGCCTGGAAAATATTGACGAGAGCTCCCTGTCTGAGACCCACGATAGAGATGACGGCTACTAA